The Micromonospora sp. M71_S20 genome has a window encoding:
- a CDS encoding FtsX-like permease family protein → MKLVWRRAREARGLLLAAVVAALVAVALVTGLSDYNRRAVEAGQRALLSGASFEERSLLVSGTAGRDAAEFATRDRAVRDGFAAGLGGAPVTVDAARYGGGRELTGDLGTVVRDDDPVFATLAALDDLPRHAELSSGAWPAPGTSPLQVTLPEKVAGLLGMTVGDRVPMLDRRSDEASTVVLVGTWRPRDPADPYWRLAPGVGAGSAADAGTSYGPFVLDPADFVAAYPGSVSASWVVEPDLAAAAGAGRLPDVRQALTAALAEVPEAAGLGSSGQTVTAIDRLLDRVTRADLVGRSSLATPLLLIVVLGGYALVLVAALLHEDRRGQTALLRARGAARRQLAGLAAREAALVVLPAGVLGPLIAGEALRHVGTGGATPLTLAAGNTTLVWAAAAATAAGCLVAMVVPTLRGAGTYVADMAARSRPTRAASVQRASLDLVLVGFAVLAWTQLRQYSSPVAGAAGRLGVDPLLVAAPTLGVLAGAVVALRLLPPATRFAERFVDRKPWTATMFGMWQAGRRPHAGPVLLLALAVGGSTLAWSLVTTGELSQADQADHTVGADLRVIERTGSAPDGRAGQLAALPGVGEALPAWRDEIRLGRADLPTTVVSLDASAAADVLRLNERLTDEPAAALFDRLTRARGAPTGVELPAGTRSLTGTVRTPVRDAVTPHQIGLWVLLTRADGLVFRLPAGSTGSDGRPAAFTVAVPAGEGSVRLSGFEADGGSARGRAYRLEVSDLRLVGADGTARPASLDGDWVAVDGQGKPVGAPVTATGLSADWEVEYRAGGRFAFQPPSRFAVVPAGEDRPVPALMTPAVRDALSLKVGETVDLVLSGATVPVTLVGELDEVPSTAGEGVLLDLPAAAEWLIRDRGGVRPVGEWWLSTDDGGHAEAARAAAGLTDATLLDRREVAARAADDPYWQGARTGLLAAALGSVLLALVGLIVDVWATARHRLGEFAVLHTLGASPRLLARALLAEQTFLAGIGVGVGLLLGAAVGATMAPLVILTPSAGRPVPEAAFVLPWLPIGLTALGLLLAALAFSAFIALGIRQRVAVAQLRIGGDR, encoded by the coding sequence ATGAAGCTGGTGTGGAGGCGGGCCCGCGAGGCGCGTGGGCTGCTGCTCGCCGCGGTGGTCGCGGCCCTGGTGGCGGTCGCGTTGGTCACCGGGCTTTCTGACTACAACCGGCGGGCCGTCGAGGCGGGCCAGCGTGCCCTGCTCAGCGGGGCGTCGTTCGAGGAGCGCAGCCTCCTGGTCAGCGGCACGGCCGGCCGGGACGCGGCCGAGTTCGCCACCCGGGACCGGGCCGTCCGGGACGGGTTCGCCGCCGGCCTCGGCGGCGCGCCGGTCACCGTCGATGCCGCCCGCTACGGCGGTGGCCGCGAGCTGACCGGCGACCTCGGTACCGTGGTCCGCGACGACGACCCGGTCTTCGCCACCCTGGCGGCCCTCGACGACCTGCCCCGCCACGCCGAGCTGAGCAGCGGCGCCTGGCCCGCCCCGGGAACATCCCCGTTGCAGGTCACGCTGCCGGAGAAGGTCGCCGGCCTGCTCGGGATGACCGTCGGCGACCGGGTGCCGATGCTGGACCGCCGGTCCGACGAGGCCAGCACCGTGGTGCTCGTCGGGACGTGGCGGCCCCGCGACCCGGCCGACCCGTACTGGCGGCTGGCACCCGGGGTCGGGGCCGGCAGCGCCGCGGACGCCGGCACCTCGTACGGGCCGTTCGTGCTGGACCCGGCGGACTTCGTCGCCGCCTACCCGGGCTCGGTGTCGGCGTCCTGGGTCGTCGAGCCGGACCTCGCGGCGGCGGCCGGCGCGGGCCGGCTGCCCGACGTGCGGCAGGCGCTCACGGCGGCCCTCGCCGAGGTGCCCGAGGCGGCCGGGCTGGGCTCCTCCGGCCAGACCGTCACGGCGATCGACCGCCTCCTCGACCGCGTCACCCGGGCCGACCTGGTGGGCCGTTCCTCGCTGGCCACCCCGCTGCTGCTGATCGTCGTCCTCGGCGGGTACGCGCTGGTGCTCGTCGCCGCCCTGCTGCACGAGGACCGGCGCGGCCAGACCGCCCTGCTCCGGGCCCGGGGCGCCGCACGGCGGCAACTGGCCGGCCTGGCGGCCCGGGAGGCGGCACTGGTCGTCCTGCCCGCCGGCGTGCTAGGGCCCCTGATCGCCGGCGAGGCGCTGCGGCACGTGGGCACCGGCGGCGCGACCCCGCTGACGCTCGCCGCCGGCAACACCACGCTGGTCTGGGCCGCCGCGGCCGCCACCGCCGCCGGCTGCCTCGTCGCGATGGTCGTCCCGACGTTGCGGGGCGCCGGCACCTACGTCGCCGACATGGCGGCCCGGTCCCGGCCCACCCGCGCCGCGAGCGTCCAGCGGGCCAGCCTCGACCTGGTGCTGGTCGGCTTCGCGGTGCTGGCCTGGACCCAGCTGCGCCAGTACTCGTCGCCGGTCGCCGGGGCGGCCGGCCGGCTCGGGGTGGACCCGCTGCTGGTCGCGGCGCCGACGCTGGGCGTGCTGGCCGGCGCGGTCGTGGCGTTGCGGCTGCTGCCGCCCGCGACCCGGTTCGCCGAGCGGTTCGTCGACCGCAAGCCGTGGACCGCGACCATGTTCGGCATGTGGCAGGCGGGGCGACGCCCGCACGCCGGCCCGGTGCTGCTGCTCGCGCTCGCCGTCGGCGGCAGCACCCTGGCGTGGTCGCTGGTGACCACGGGCGAGCTGTCGCAGGCCGACCAGGCCGACCACACCGTCGGCGCCGACCTGCGGGTAATCGAGCGCACCGGCTCGGCGCCCGACGGCCGGGCCGGTCAGCTCGCCGCGCTGCCCGGCGTCGGCGAGGCGCTGCCGGCCTGGCGCGACGAGATCCGCCTCGGCCGCGCCGACCTGCCGACGACGGTGGTGAGCCTCGACGCCTCGGCCGCGGCCGACGTGCTGCGACTCAACGAGAGGCTGACCGACGAGCCGGCGGCGGCGCTGTTCGACCGGCTGACCCGGGCGCGCGGCGCGCCGACCGGGGTGGAGCTGCCCGCCGGCACCCGCTCGCTCACCGGCACGGTACGCACCCCCGTGCGCGACGCCGTCACGCCGCACCAGATCGGCCTCTGGGTGCTGCTGACCCGGGCGGACGGGCTGGTCTTCCGGCTTCCGGCGGGCAGCACCGGCAGCGACGGCCGGCCGGCGGCGTTCACCGTCGCCGTCCCTGCGGGGGAGGGCTCCGTACGACTGTCCGGTTTCGAGGCCGACGGGGGGAGCGCGCGCGGGCGGGCGTACCGCCTGGAGGTGTCGGACCTGCGGCTGGTCGGCGCCGACGGCACGGCCCGGCCGGCGTCGCTGGACGGCGACTGGGTGGCCGTCGACGGCCAGGGCAAGCCGGTCGGCGCGCCGGTCACGGCCACCGGCCTGAGCGCCGACTGGGAGGTCGAGTACCGGGCGGGCGGCCGGTTCGCGTTCCAGCCGCCGAGCCGGTTCGCCGTGGTGCCGGCCGGCGAGGACCGGCCGGTGCCCGCGCTGATGACCCCGGCCGTGCGCGACGCGTTGAGCCTGAAGGTCGGTGAGACGGTCGATCTCGTGCTGTCCGGCGCGACGGTGCCGGTCACGCTGGTCGGCGAGTTGGACGAGGTGCCGTCCACGGCCGGCGAGGGCGTGCTGCTGGACCTGCCGGCGGCGGCGGAGTGGCTGATCCGGGACCGGGGCGGCGTCCGACCGGTCGGGGAGTGGTGGCTGAGCACCGACGACGGCGGCCACGCCGAGGCGGCCCGCGCGGCGGCCGGACTGACCGACGCCACGCTGCTCGACCGGCGGGAGGTGGCCGCGCGGGCCGCCGACGACCCGTACTGGCAGGGGGCCCGCACGGGGTTGCTCGCCGCCGCGCTCGGCTCGGTGCTGCTGGCCCTGGTCGGCCTGATCGTCGACGTCTGGGCGACCGCCCGGCACCGGCTGGGGGAGTTCGCCGTGCTGCACACGCTCGGCGCCAGCCCCCGGCTGCTGGCCCGGGCGCTGCTGGCCGAGCAGACCTTCCTGGCCGGGATCGGCGTCGGTGTGGGCCTGCTGCTGGGCGCCGCGGTCGGCGCGACCATGGCCCCGCTGGTCATCCTCACGCCGTCCGCGGGCCGGCCGGTGCCGGAGGCCGCCTTCGTGCTGCCCTGGCTGCCCATCGGCCTGACCGCGCTCGGCCTGCTGCTGGCGGCACTCGCCTTCAGCGCGTTCATCGCCCTCGGCATCCGGCAGCGGGTGGCCGTGGCGCAGCTGCGGATCGGGGGAGACCGGTGA